One Synechococcus sp. CC9605 genomic window carries:
- a CDS encoding SLBB domain-containing protein: MTAPMEWEVEAQPTLALQAPPPLPTTPGLPPRGYRYRLAPGDQLVTSVFKIDGYEAEVQVLSDGTINLPRLGTVEVWGLTLEEARQRITDGYSRFLRRPLVYLDLVKQRPVRVTVTGEVARPGVFTLPVNGDASLGSTSDLSDVSVGSDGGGWPTMVDVIQKAGGLSATGDLGRLELLRPSPAPGGQTQSFIFDYLTVLKEGGFAPNPLIYDGDSIRVHKAKTATNLDLLTASASNFAPAAINVQVVGEVLAPGVVQIGSNAPLSSAILASGGVTRRGSVKRVNLIRIDRKGRPTVKQLRYEPNAVLSSANNPPLRNGDVVVVDRNTFTKVTDTMTDAMLPFEPVVDAVSVYRLLGLPMPSNVGR; encoded by the coding sequence TTGACCGCCCCAATGGAGTGGGAGGTGGAGGCCCAGCCCACCTTGGCGCTGCAGGCACCGCCCCCGCTCCCAACCACTCCTGGCCTGCCTCCGAGGGGTTACCGCTATCGCCTTGCTCCTGGGGATCAGCTGGTGACCTCAGTGTTCAAGATCGATGGTTACGAGGCTGAGGTTCAGGTGTTGAGCGATGGCACCATCAACCTGCCGCGACTGGGAACGGTTGAAGTTTGGGGATTGACGCTTGAGGAAGCGCGTCAACGTATTACTGACGGTTACAGCCGATTTCTGCGGCGACCGTTGGTCTACCTGGACCTTGTGAAACAGCGTCCGGTTCGGGTCACGGTCACGGGCGAGGTCGCTCGCCCAGGTGTTTTCACTTTGCCTGTCAACGGTGATGCATCCCTGGGTTCGACGAGCGATCTCTCTGATGTAAGTGTTGGAAGCGATGGCGGCGGCTGGCCGACCATGGTGGATGTGATTCAAAAAGCTGGCGGACTTTCAGCGACTGGTGATCTGGGCCGATTGGAACTGCTGCGCCCCTCTCCCGCCCCTGGTGGTCAAACTCAGAGCTTCATTTTCGACTATCTGACCGTTTTGAAGGAGGGAGGTTTTGCCCCGAATCCTCTGATCTATGACGGCGACAGCATCAGAGTGCACAAGGCGAAAACAGCTACCAATCTGGACTTGTTGACAGCTTCTGCTTCGAACTTCGCCCCGGCGGCAATCAATGTGCAAGTTGTTGGTGAGGTTTTAGCCCCAGGCGTGGTCCAAATCGGTTCGAATGCACCTTTATCTAGCGCGATCCTTGCCTCCGGAGGAGTCACCCGACGCGGCAGTGTGAAGCGCGTGAACCTGATCCGCATTGATCGAAAGGGACGCCCCACGGTGAAGCAGTTGCGCTACGAGCCCAATGCTGTCCTCAGTAGTGCCAACAATCCGCCCCTGCGCAATGGCGACGTCGTGGTGGTGGACCGCAACACCTTCACCAAGGTCACCGACACGATGACCGACGCCATGCTGCCGTTTGAGCCGGTTGTGGATGCGGTCTCGGTGTACCGCTTACTTGGTTTGCCAATGCCGTCGAATGTCGGCCGTTGA